A window from Akkermansia muciniphila encodes these proteins:
- the scpA gene encoding methylmalonyl-CoA mutase — protein MSNIPDFASASYPEIKAGAPAAASETETWMTNEQIPVPPTYSESVYDDCLHLDFTAGVAPNLRGPYATMYVARPWTVRQYAGFSTAEESNAFYRRNLAAGQKGLSIAFDLATHRGYDSDHPRVVGDVGKAGVAVDSILDMEILFKGIPLDKMSVSMTMNGAVLPVLAFYIVAAQEQGCTLDQLSGTIQNDILKEYMVRNTYIYPPDPSMKIIADIFEFTSKYMPKFNSISISGYHMQEAGATADLEMAYTLADGLEYVRTGIKAGIDIDAFAPRLSFFWAQGKNYFMEVAKMRAARVLWAKLIKQFNPKNPKSLALRTHSQTSGWSLTEQDPFNNVTRTCIEALAAACGHTQSLHTNSLDEAIALPTDFSARIARNTQLHLQDETTICKVIDPWGGSYYVEYLTNELIRKGWAHLQEVEKLGGMAKAIETGLPKMRIEEAAARRQAAIDSGKEPIIGVNKYRLEQEAKMDILEVDNTTVRDAQIARLQKLRAERDSAACEAALEALSECARTGEGNLLDLAIKAAKARASLGEISSALEKHFGRHKAPIKLITGVYAQTYGQDPLVEEVRKMTDDFAERTGRRPRILVAKMGQDGHDRGAKVVSSAYADLGFDVDVGPLFQTPEETAKMAIENDVHMIGMSSLAAGHKVLLPALVEELAKQGRPDILVFCGGVIPAQDYDFLREHGAVAIFGPGTNIPEASKEIMEALNEQYAD, from the coding sequence CCTATCCTGAAATCAAGGCTGGTGCCCCGGCTGCGGCTTCCGAAACGGAAACGTGGATGACCAATGAACAGATTCCCGTGCCGCCCACCTACTCGGAAAGCGTGTACGACGACTGCCTGCACCTGGACTTTACCGCCGGTGTGGCCCCCAACCTCCGCGGACCGTACGCCACCATGTACGTGGCCCGTCCCTGGACCGTGCGCCAGTACGCCGGCTTCTCCACGGCGGAGGAATCCAACGCCTTCTACCGCCGCAACCTGGCGGCGGGCCAGAAGGGCCTTTCCATCGCCTTTGACCTGGCGACGCACCGCGGCTATGACTCCGACCACCCCCGCGTGGTGGGTGACGTGGGCAAGGCCGGCGTGGCCGTGGACTCCATCCTGGACATGGAAATCCTCTTCAAGGGCATTCCGCTGGACAAGATGTCCGTTTCCATGACCATGAACGGCGCCGTGCTGCCCGTGCTGGCCTTCTACATCGTGGCCGCCCAGGAACAGGGCTGCACGCTGGACCAGCTCTCCGGCACGATCCAGAACGACATTCTCAAGGAATACATGGTGCGCAACACCTACATCTATCCGCCTGATCCCTCCATGAAAATCATTGCGGACATCTTTGAGTTCACCTCCAAGTACATGCCCAAGTTCAACTCCATTTCCATCTCCGGCTACCACATGCAGGAAGCCGGCGCCACGGCGGACCTGGAAATGGCGTACACGCTTGCGGACGGCCTGGAATACGTGCGCACCGGGATCAAGGCCGGCATTGACATTGACGCCTTTGCCCCGCGCCTCTCCTTCTTCTGGGCCCAGGGCAAGAACTACTTCATGGAAGTGGCCAAAATGCGCGCCGCCCGCGTGCTGTGGGCCAAGCTCATCAAGCAGTTCAATCCCAAGAACCCGAAGTCCCTGGCCCTGCGCACGCACTCCCAGACTTCCGGCTGGTCCCTCACGGAACAGGACCCGTTCAACAACGTGACCCGCACCTGCATTGAAGCCCTGGCCGCCGCCTGCGGCCACACGCAGTCCCTGCACACGAACTCCCTGGACGAAGCGATCGCCCTGCCGACGGACTTCTCCGCCCGCATCGCCCGCAACACCCAGCTCCATCTTCAGGATGAAACCACCATCTGCAAGGTGATTGACCCGTGGGGCGGCTCCTACTACGTGGAATACCTGACCAATGAGCTTATCCGCAAGGGCTGGGCCCACCTTCAGGAAGTGGAAAAACTCGGCGGCATGGCCAAGGCCATTGAAACCGGGCTGCCCAAGATGCGCATTGAAGAAGCCGCGGCGCGCCGCCAGGCCGCCATTGACTCCGGCAAGGAGCCCATCATCGGCGTCAACAAATACCGTCTGGAACAGGAAGCCAAGATGGACATTCTGGAAGTGGACAACACCACCGTCCGGGACGCCCAGATCGCCCGCCTGCAGAAGCTGCGCGCGGAACGTGACTCCGCCGCGTGCGAAGCCGCGCTGGAAGCCCTGTCCGAATGCGCCCGCACGGGTGAAGGCAACCTCCTTGACCTTGCCATCAAGGCGGCCAAGGCCCGCGCCTCCCTGGGTGAAATCTCCTCCGCCCTGGAAAAACACTTCGGGCGCCACAAAGCACCAATCAAACTCATTACCGGCGTGTACGCTCAAACCTATGGTCAAGATCCGCTGGTGGAGGAAGTCCGCAAGATGACGGACGACTTCGCCGAACGCACGGGGCGCCGTCCCCGCATCCTCGTCGCCAAGATGGGCCAGGACGGCCACGACCGCGGCGCCAAGGTGGTCTCCTCCGCCTATGCCGACCTCGGCTTTGACGTGGACGTAGGCCCGCTCTTCCAGACGCCGGAAGAAACCGCCAAAATGGCGATTGAAAACGACGTGCACATGATCGGCATGAGCTCCCTGGCCGCCGGCCACAAGGTTCTGCTGCCCGCCCTGGTGGAGGAACTTGCCAAGCAGGGGCGTCCGGACATCCTGGTCTTCTGCGGCGGCGTCATTCCCGCCCAGGACTATGACTTCCTGAGGGAACACGGCGCGGTGGCCATCTTCGGCCCTGGCACCAACATCCCGGAAGCCTCCAAGGAAATCATGGAAGCCCTCAACGAGCAGTACGCCGACTAA